In a single window of the Maniola jurtina chromosome 4, ilManJurt1.1, whole genome shotgun sequence genome:
- the LOC123864285 gene encoding protein ECT2 isoform X5, with amino-acid sequence MDEMSKGMSQTGSATATDKFQDIDGSSTPMVYVNESCLECERVRAACERLGVVAAVRGPEVLPLTQQQPAPPSYLVTAPFEGELFDAAHKAKYRVLGPTAVLQLADRDEAPPTNARPLYSLAMRGAVICFSGFRKKDELTYLITLIHYMGGSIRKDMSSKVTHLIAAAATGDKYRYASGFGVPVLARSWVDACWDRRDDPECFATNDPIIKEHKLKVFAGARVCFVGFPEDETQHMADVLASNGGAACALDDPDCTHVVMANGETFGRSLILSPHLNTPTASAKPSRSTPNRSQTTPKSSLYRRLSARLSGRRASPTKTSNEHNEDRTTDEREERLRYARDSITNSLSNNRDNSRIEDISITSVGKSYIEDLCSDVHDGSGGLIEFRKVNSNDKENKYLSQIIHGSARTNAKDKREVFKNKSINVFNIVDCLTEAGSLHSSLTKSLCDLDSKDEPGFLLPVATGNKELQQSNTTISSGKKRSRNSTDSNFQISVIDGNNLSPDKSEDVNWKSIKRLKIKDSFKFKTKPNIFKKTKKESLSKTSGEITVEPVSPESIKPTDPAGEFVASTSSPIRDYDNTSVSSMNISKQSGFFDISFASIRSSKTVKSASKLRRSVKSFTASFRSERKKKYEKRERNTVDVNPCHLPPDLKNVSTPKRDLDDIHFDISPVQVDTVDSTDMRTPTKETDVDELDDSTIFKTPQSVWLRAHRHSICGAPASRERGGPPSPLPLPRPAPSPRRAELRAEPPPTRDARALSQCHGLSLPVVDEHNTGVAPACQSRVHVVKAEWFWASVQNEEAQDEREYLFKDYLDEVSRRSSVGGACAAVTCSGADEGGSGAGSNAGGTPAALQRLRKRKLRGGDAALHKRRSSVGDAVLLSLSNNLLDCTPSPDGKQLLEESEVPDNVVRKLMSPRQQVFMELLQTESNYVGILHTIVNMFKQPLEEMAEEDSSNGKMQALLNNTELKIIFGNLPPIYELHQRMLEELRYAQSHWSEEVSIGRLVLRYTPDMVKAYPPFVNFFENTKEMLQQCDRENPRFHAFLKICQTKPECGRQSLQELLIRPVQRLPSISLLLDDILKHTHKSNPDHAALVSALAGLREVMSHINEDKRKTEGQLQMFDIYNDIDQCPAHLVSSHRSFVSRCEVVELSKELSGRGDHLVLFLFTDTMEVCKKRSKAFNSKSPTNGTGTMRLGSSKPYRHISLMPLSTVKCVVDIREAEDCHNVFALMCRSNQELKEKLYSFMITDETVDKSHFLRQLCRQMANTVCKPDADKFLACLDSHQLDIDTSDLALSTLSKVSKFAARTRIKVGRALSFNKTPSKLKRAMSSMISPFGSTSNLTPASQLAQMRLASCNNINEMGASGGGGEGAAVLVAPLSVQPTRKAAGAAGALRRF; translated from the exons GGTGCTGGGGCCTACCGCGGTGCTACAGCTGGCAGACCGGGACGAGGCGCCGCCGACGAACGCGCGCCCTCTCTACTCGCTGGCGATGCGCGGTGCAGTCATATGTTTCTCTGGGTTCCGAAAAAAAGATGAGCTT ACGTACCTGATAACGCTGATACACTATATGGGTGGGTCAATCCGCAAAGACATGTCAAGTAAAGTGACACACCTGATAGCGGCGGCCGCGACGGGCGACAAGTACCGGTACGCGTCGGGTTTCGGCGTACCCGTGCTTGCGCGCTCGTGGGTCGACGCGTGCTGGGACCGCCGCGACGACCCCGAGTGCTTCGCTACCAATGACCCTATCATT AAGGAACACAAGTTAAAAGTGTTCGCGGGCGCGCGGGTCTGCTTCGTGGGCTTCCCCGAGGACGAGACGCAGCACATGGCGGACGTGCTCGCCAGCAACGGCGGCGCGGCCTGCGCGCTCGACGACCCCGACTGCACACATGTC GTAATGGCCAATGGGGAGACTTTCGGTCGTTCGCTTATCCTCTCTCCCCACCTTAACACCCCCACCGCTTCCGCGAAGCCATCCCGCTCCACGCCCAACCGATCCCAAACCACTCCAAAGAGCTCTCTGTACCGTAGGCTTTCAGCCCGCCTCTCGGGCCGCCGCGCTAGTCCCACCAAAACATCCAACGAACACAACGAAGACAGAACAACGGACGAACGAGAAGAGCGCTTGCGATACGCAAGAGACAGTATTACAAATAGTTTAAGTAACAATAGAGACAACTCTCGAATAGAAGATATCAGTATTACTAGTGTAGGAAAATCATATATAGAAGATTTGTGCTCTGATGTCCACGATGGCAGTGGTGGTCTtattgaatttcgaaaggtTAATAGTAATGACAAAGAAAATAAGTATTTGTCTCAAATTATTCACGGCAGCGCCAGAACAAATGCTAAAGATAAAAGAGAAGTCTTCAAAAATAAGTCCATAAATGTATTTAATATAGTTGATTGCTTAACGGAAGCAGGATCTTTACATTCATCTCTAACTAAGAGTTTGTGTGACTTGGATTCGAAAGATGAACCAGGATTTCTCTTACCTGTTGCAACTGGAAACAAAGAGTTACAGCAATCAAATACTACTATTTCTTCTGGCAAAAAAAGGAGCCGAAACTCAACagattcaaattttcaaatcaGTGTAATAGATGGCAATAACTTGTCTCCGGATAAATCAGAGGATGTCAACTGGAAGTCTATTAAAAGACTTAAAATTAAAGACtcctttaaatttaaaactaaaccaaacatattcaaaaaaacGAAAAAAGAGTCGTTATCTAAAACATCTGGAGAAATCACCGTCGAACCTGTGAGCCCCGAGAGCATTAAGCCCACTGATCCGGCCGGAGAGTTCGTCGCATCGACGTCCTCGCCCATTAGGGACTACGACAATACCTCCGTTTCATCAATGAACATAAGTAAACAGTCGGGATTTTTTGACATCTCCTTTGCGTCTATACGAAGCTCCAAAACTGTTAAATCAGCTTCAAAGCTACGGAGAAGCGTAAAATCATTCACGGCATCTTTTAGAAGCGAACGAAAAAAGAAATACGAAAAGCGAGAACGAAACACCGTAGACGTGAACCCTTGTCATCTACCGCCAGATCTGAAAAACGTTTCGACGCCGAAGAGAGACCTCGACGATATCCACTTCGACATTTCACCGGTTCAAGTGGATACGGTAGACAGTACCGACATGAGAACTCCGACGAAGGAGACGGACGTGGACGAGTTAGACGACTCGACTATCTTTAAAACACCTCAGAGCGTGTGGCTCCGCGCGCACCGCCACTCCATCTGCGGCGCGCCCGCGAGCCGCGAGCGCGGCGGCCCCCCGTCCCCCCTCCCCCTCCCCCGGCCCGCGCcgtcgccgcgccgcgccgagCTGCGCGCCGAGCCGCCTCCCACCCGCGACGCGCGCGCCTTGTCGCAATGCCACGGACTATCGCTGCCG GTGGTGGATGAGCACAACACGGGAGTGGCGCCGGCGTGTCAGTCGCGCGTGCACGTCGTCAAAGCCGAATGGTTCTGGGCTTCGGTGCAAAATGAGGAGGCTCAGGACGAACGGGAATATCTCTTCAAAGAT TACCTGGACGAGGTGTCTCGGCGGTCGTCCGTGGGCGGCGCGTGCGCGGCCGTCACGTGCTCGGGCGCGGACGAGGGCGGCAGCGGCGCGGGCTCGAACGCCGGCGGCACTCCGGCGGCCTTGCAGCGGCTGCGCAAGCGCAAGCTGCGCGGCGGCGATGCAGCGCTGCACAAGCGACGCTCGTCTGTTGGCGACGCCGTACTGCTCAGTCTGTCCAACAATCTGCTGGACTGCACGCCGTCACCCGACGGCAAGCAGCTATTAGAAG AATCAGAAGTACCTGACAATGTAGTGCGAAAATTAATGTCTCCACGACAACAAGTGTTCATGGAGCTTCTTCAGACAGAGTCAAATTATGTGGGAATACTACACACGATAGTAAAC ATGTTCAAACAACCATTAGAAGAAATGGCAGAGGAAGACAGCAGTAACGGCAAGATGCAAGCGTTGCTAAATAATACagaactaaaaattattttcggAAATCTACCGCCTATTTATGAGTTACACCA GCGTATGCTGGAAGAGCTGCGCTACGCGCAGTCTCACTGGAGCGAGGAGGTGAGCATCGGGCGGCTGGTGCTGCGCTACACGCCCGACATGGTCAAGGCCTACCCGCCCTTCGTCAACTTCTTCGAGAACACCAAGGAGATGCTGCAGCAGTGCGACCGTGAGAACCCAAG ATTTCATGCATTCCTGAAAATCTGTCAAACCAAACCAGAGTGTGGTAGACAAAGCTTACAGGAACTGTTAATAAGACCAGTGCAGCGATTACCCAGTATTAGTCTGTTATTAGATG atattttaaagCACACACACAAAAGCAATCCCGACCACGCGGCGTTGGTTTCCGCGCTGGCGGGCTTGCGCGAGGTCATGTCACACATCAACGAGGACAAGCGCAAGACTGAGGGGCAGCTGCAGATGTTCGACATATACAACGACATCGACCAGTGTCCG GCTCACCTCGTGTCGTCGCATCGCTCGTTCGTGTCTCGCTGCGAAGTGGTGGAGCTTTCGAAAGAGCTGTCTGGGCGGGGAGACCACCTCGTGCTATTTCTGTTCACCGATACCATGGAAGTGTGCAAGAAACGATCCAAG gcTTTCAACAGTAAAAGCCCGACAAACGGAACGGGTACGATGCGGCTAGGGTCCAGCAAGCCCTACAGACACATATCGCTCATGCCGCTCAGCACTGTCAAGTGTGTCGTCGACATTCGAGAGGCGGAAG ACTGCCACAACGTGTTTGCACTAATGTGCCGCAGCAATCAGGAGCTGAAGGAAAAGCTGTATTCTTTCATGATCACGGACGAGACGGTCGATAAGTCACACTTCCTAAGACAGCTGTGCCGGCAGATGGCCAACACCGTCTGCAAGCCTGACGCC GATAAGTTTCTGGCGTGCCTGGATTCGCATCAACTCGACATCGATACGAGTGATCTCGCGCTCAGCACACTCTCCAAGGTATCAAAGTTCGCAGCGCGCACTAGAATAAAG GTGGGACGTGCTCTTTCGTTCAACAAAACCCCCTCGAAGCTGAAACGAGCGATGTCGTCAATGATCTCGCCTTTCGGCTCGACTTCAAATCTAACCCCCGCGTCGCAGCTCGCGCAAATGAGGCTCGCCAGCtgcaataatattaat GAGATGGGTgcgagcggcggcggcggcgaggGCGCGGCGGTGCTGGTGGCGCCGCTGTCGGTGCAGCCCACGCGCAAGGCGGCGGGCGCGGCCGGTGCGCTGCGGCGCTTCTGA
- the LOC123864285 gene encoding protein ECT2 isoform X3: MDEMSKGMSQTGSATATDKFQDIDGSSTPMVYVNESCLECERVRAACERLGVVAAVRGPEVLPLTQQQPAPPSYLVTAPFEGELFDAAHKAKYRVLGPTAVLQLADRDEAPPTNARPLYSLAMRGAVICFSGFRKKDELTYLITLIHYMGGSIRKDMSSKVTHLIAAAATGDKYRYASGFGVPVLARSWVDACWDRRDDPECFATNDPIIKEHKLKVFAGARVCFVGFPEDETQHMADVLASNGGAACALDDPDCTHVVMANGETFGRSLILSPHLNTPTASAKPSRSTPNRSQTTPKSSLYRRLSARLSGRRASPTKTSNEHNEDRTTDEREERLRYARDSITNSLSNNRDNSRIEDISITSVGKSYIEDLCSDVHDGSGGLIEFRKVNSNDKENKYLSQIIHGSARTNAKDKREVFKNKSINVFNIVDCLTEAGSLHSSLTKSLCDLDSKDEPGFLLPVATGNKELQQSNTTISSGKKRSRNSTDSNFQISVIDGNNLSPDKSEDVNWKSIKRLKIKDSFKFKTKPNIFKKTKKESLSKTSGEITVEPVSPESIKPTDPAGEFVASTSSPIRDYDNTSVSSMNISKQSGFFDISFASIRSSKTVKSASKLRRSVKSFTASFRSERKKKYEKRERNTVDVNPCHLPPDLKNVSTPKRDLDDIHFDISPVQVDTVDSTDMRTPTKETDVDELDDSTIFKTPQSVWLRAHRHSICGAPASRERGGPPSPLPLPRPAPSPRRAELRAEPPPTRDARALSQCHGLSLPVVDEHNTGVAPACQSRVHVVKAEWFWASVQNEEAQDEREYLFKDYLDEVSRRSSVGGACAAVTCSGADEGGSGAGSNAGGTPAALQRLRKRKLRGGDAALHKRRSSVGDAVLLSLSNNLLDCTPSPDGKQLLEESEVPDNVVRKLMSPRQQVFMELLQTESNYVGILHTIVNMFKQPLEEMAEEDSSNGKMQALLNNTELKIIFGNLPPIYELHQRMLEELRYAQSHWSEEVSIGRLVLRYTPDMVKAYPPFVNFFENTKEMLQQCDRENPRFHAFLKICQTKPECGRQSLQELLIRPVQRLPSISLLLDDILKHTHKSNPDHAALVSALAGLREVMSHINEDKRKTEGQLQMFDIYNDIDQCPAHLVSSHRSFVSRCEVVELSKELSGRGDHLVLFLFTDTMEVCKKRSKAFNSKSPTNGTGTMRLGSSKPYRHISLMPLSTVKCVVDIREAEDCHNVFALMCRSNQELKEKLYSFMITDETVDKSHFLRQLCRQMANTVCKPDADKFLACLDSHQLDIDTSDLALSTLSKVSKFAARTRIKLEALAGLGGWLRADPGAVLLDTWVGRALSFNKTPSKLKRAMSSMISPFGSTSNLTPASQLAQMRLASCNNINEMGASGGGGEGAAVLVAPLSVQPTRKAAGAAGALRRF; encoded by the exons GGTGCTGGGGCCTACCGCGGTGCTACAGCTGGCAGACCGGGACGAGGCGCCGCCGACGAACGCGCGCCCTCTCTACTCGCTGGCGATGCGCGGTGCAGTCATATGTTTCTCTGGGTTCCGAAAAAAAGATGAGCTT ACGTACCTGATAACGCTGATACACTATATGGGTGGGTCAATCCGCAAAGACATGTCAAGTAAAGTGACACACCTGATAGCGGCGGCCGCGACGGGCGACAAGTACCGGTACGCGTCGGGTTTCGGCGTACCCGTGCTTGCGCGCTCGTGGGTCGACGCGTGCTGGGACCGCCGCGACGACCCCGAGTGCTTCGCTACCAATGACCCTATCATT AAGGAACACAAGTTAAAAGTGTTCGCGGGCGCGCGGGTCTGCTTCGTGGGCTTCCCCGAGGACGAGACGCAGCACATGGCGGACGTGCTCGCCAGCAACGGCGGCGCGGCCTGCGCGCTCGACGACCCCGACTGCACACATGTC GTAATGGCCAATGGGGAGACTTTCGGTCGTTCGCTTATCCTCTCTCCCCACCTTAACACCCCCACCGCTTCCGCGAAGCCATCCCGCTCCACGCCCAACCGATCCCAAACCACTCCAAAGAGCTCTCTGTACCGTAGGCTTTCAGCCCGCCTCTCGGGCCGCCGCGCTAGTCCCACCAAAACATCCAACGAACACAACGAAGACAGAACAACGGACGAACGAGAAGAGCGCTTGCGATACGCAAGAGACAGTATTACAAATAGTTTAAGTAACAATAGAGACAACTCTCGAATAGAAGATATCAGTATTACTAGTGTAGGAAAATCATATATAGAAGATTTGTGCTCTGATGTCCACGATGGCAGTGGTGGTCTtattgaatttcgaaaggtTAATAGTAATGACAAAGAAAATAAGTATTTGTCTCAAATTATTCACGGCAGCGCCAGAACAAATGCTAAAGATAAAAGAGAAGTCTTCAAAAATAAGTCCATAAATGTATTTAATATAGTTGATTGCTTAACGGAAGCAGGATCTTTACATTCATCTCTAACTAAGAGTTTGTGTGACTTGGATTCGAAAGATGAACCAGGATTTCTCTTACCTGTTGCAACTGGAAACAAAGAGTTACAGCAATCAAATACTACTATTTCTTCTGGCAAAAAAAGGAGCCGAAACTCAACagattcaaattttcaaatcaGTGTAATAGATGGCAATAACTTGTCTCCGGATAAATCAGAGGATGTCAACTGGAAGTCTATTAAAAGACTTAAAATTAAAGACtcctttaaatttaaaactaaaccaaacatattcaaaaaaacGAAAAAAGAGTCGTTATCTAAAACATCTGGAGAAATCACCGTCGAACCTGTGAGCCCCGAGAGCATTAAGCCCACTGATCCGGCCGGAGAGTTCGTCGCATCGACGTCCTCGCCCATTAGGGACTACGACAATACCTCCGTTTCATCAATGAACATAAGTAAACAGTCGGGATTTTTTGACATCTCCTTTGCGTCTATACGAAGCTCCAAAACTGTTAAATCAGCTTCAAAGCTACGGAGAAGCGTAAAATCATTCACGGCATCTTTTAGAAGCGAACGAAAAAAGAAATACGAAAAGCGAGAACGAAACACCGTAGACGTGAACCCTTGTCATCTACCGCCAGATCTGAAAAACGTTTCGACGCCGAAGAGAGACCTCGACGATATCCACTTCGACATTTCACCGGTTCAAGTGGATACGGTAGACAGTACCGACATGAGAACTCCGACGAAGGAGACGGACGTGGACGAGTTAGACGACTCGACTATCTTTAAAACACCTCAGAGCGTGTGGCTCCGCGCGCACCGCCACTCCATCTGCGGCGCGCCCGCGAGCCGCGAGCGCGGCGGCCCCCCGTCCCCCCTCCCCCTCCCCCGGCCCGCGCcgtcgccgcgccgcgccgagCTGCGCGCCGAGCCGCCTCCCACCCGCGACGCGCGCGCCTTGTCGCAATGCCACGGACTATCGCTGCCG GTGGTGGATGAGCACAACACGGGAGTGGCGCCGGCGTGTCAGTCGCGCGTGCACGTCGTCAAAGCCGAATGGTTCTGGGCTTCGGTGCAAAATGAGGAGGCTCAGGACGAACGGGAATATCTCTTCAAAGAT TACCTGGACGAGGTGTCTCGGCGGTCGTCCGTGGGCGGCGCGTGCGCGGCCGTCACGTGCTCGGGCGCGGACGAGGGCGGCAGCGGCGCGGGCTCGAACGCCGGCGGCACTCCGGCGGCCTTGCAGCGGCTGCGCAAGCGCAAGCTGCGCGGCGGCGATGCAGCGCTGCACAAGCGACGCTCGTCTGTTGGCGACGCCGTACTGCTCAGTCTGTCCAACAATCTGCTGGACTGCACGCCGTCACCCGACGGCAAGCAGCTATTAGAAG AATCAGAAGTACCTGACAATGTAGTGCGAAAATTAATGTCTCCACGACAACAAGTGTTCATGGAGCTTCTTCAGACAGAGTCAAATTATGTGGGAATACTACACACGATAGTAAAC ATGTTCAAACAACCATTAGAAGAAATGGCAGAGGAAGACAGCAGTAACGGCAAGATGCAAGCGTTGCTAAATAATACagaactaaaaattattttcggAAATCTACCGCCTATTTATGAGTTACACCA GCGTATGCTGGAAGAGCTGCGCTACGCGCAGTCTCACTGGAGCGAGGAGGTGAGCATCGGGCGGCTGGTGCTGCGCTACACGCCCGACATGGTCAAGGCCTACCCGCCCTTCGTCAACTTCTTCGAGAACACCAAGGAGATGCTGCAGCAGTGCGACCGTGAGAACCCAAG ATTTCATGCATTCCTGAAAATCTGTCAAACCAAACCAGAGTGTGGTAGACAAAGCTTACAGGAACTGTTAATAAGACCAGTGCAGCGATTACCCAGTATTAGTCTGTTATTAGATG atattttaaagCACACACACAAAAGCAATCCCGACCACGCGGCGTTGGTTTCCGCGCTGGCGGGCTTGCGCGAGGTCATGTCACACATCAACGAGGACAAGCGCAAGACTGAGGGGCAGCTGCAGATGTTCGACATATACAACGACATCGACCAGTGTCCG GCTCACCTCGTGTCGTCGCATCGCTCGTTCGTGTCTCGCTGCGAAGTGGTGGAGCTTTCGAAAGAGCTGTCTGGGCGGGGAGACCACCTCGTGCTATTTCTGTTCACCGATACCATGGAAGTGTGCAAGAAACGATCCAAG gcTTTCAACAGTAAAAGCCCGACAAACGGAACGGGTACGATGCGGCTAGGGTCCAGCAAGCCCTACAGACACATATCGCTCATGCCGCTCAGCACTGTCAAGTGTGTCGTCGACATTCGAGAGGCGGAAG ACTGCCACAACGTGTTTGCACTAATGTGCCGCAGCAATCAGGAGCTGAAGGAAAAGCTGTATTCTTTCATGATCACGGACGAGACGGTCGATAAGTCACACTTCCTAAGACAGCTGTGCCGGCAGATGGCCAACACCGTCTGCAAGCCTGACGCC GATAAGTTTCTGGCGTGCCTGGATTCGCATCAACTCGACATCGATACGAGTGATCTCGCGCTCAGCACACTCTCCAAGGTATCAAAGTTCGCAGCGCGCACTAGAATAAAG CTGGAGGCGCTGGCGGGGCTGGGCGGCTGGCTGCGCGCCGACCCGGGCGCCGTCCTCCTTGACACATGG GTGGGACGTGCTCTTTCGTTCAACAAAACCCCCTCGAAGCTGAAACGAGCGATGTCGTCAATGATCTCGCCTTTCGGCTCGACTTCAAATCTAACCCCCGCGTCGCAGCTCGCGCAAATGAGGCTCGCCAGCtgcaataatattaat GAGATGGGTgcgagcggcggcggcggcgaggGCGCGGCGGTGCTGGTGGCGCCGCTGTCGGTGCAGCCCACGCGCAAGGCGGCGGGCGCGGCCGGTGCGCTGCGGCGCTTCTGA